A window of the Motacilla alba alba isolate MOTALB_02 chromosome 26, Motacilla_alba_V1.0_pri, whole genome shotgun sequence genome harbors these coding sequences:
- the TNNT2 gene encoding troponin T, cardiac muscle isoform X1 translates to MSDTEEVTEEYEQEQEEECVEEEEEEWIEEDDGQEEQVEEAEEETTEAKAEEQEDEAKAAGEGGEGDREQEPGEGESKPKPKVFMPNLVPPKIPDGERLDFDDIHRKRMEKDLNELQALIEAHFESRKKEEEELLSLKDRIEQRRAERAEQQRIRSEREKERQARMAEERARKEEEEARKRAEEEARKKKAFSNMLHFGGYMQKSEKKGGKKQTEREKKKKILSERRKPLNIDHLSEDKLRDKAKELWQNIHDLEAEKFDLQEKFKRQKYEINVLRNRISDHQKVKGSKGARGKTMVGSRRK, encoded by the exons ATGTCGGACACAGAGGAAGTCACCGAGGAGTATGAGCA ggagcaggaag AGGAGTGCGTGGAGGAAG AAGAGGAAGAATGGATAGAGGAAGATGACG gTCAGGAGGAGCAGGTAgaggaggcggaggaggagACCACAGAAGCCAAGGCAGAAG AACAAGAAGATGAAGcgaaagcagcaggagaag GTGGAGAGGGAGACCgggagcaggagcctggggaag GTGAATCGAAGCCAAAACCCAA GGTCTTCATGCCCAACCTGGTGCCTCCCAAGATCCCAGATGGTGAGAGACTGGATTTTGAC GACATTCACCGCAAGCGCATGGAGAAGGACCTGAACGAGCTGCAGGCCCTCATCGAAGCCCACTTTGAGAgcaggaagaaggaggaagaggagctccTGTCCCTCAAGGACAGGATT gagcagcgGCGAGCAGAGCGGGCGGAGCAGCAGCGGATCCGCAGCGAGCGGGAGAAGGAGCGCCAGGCACGCATGGCT GAGGAAAGAGCTCgcaaggaggaagaggaggcacGGAAGAGGGCGGAGGAGGAGGCGCGGAAGAAGAAGGCGTTCTCCAACATGCTACACTTTGGGGGATACATGCAGAAG TCAGAGAAAAAGGGTGGGAAGAAGCAAACAGAGcgggaaaagaagaagaagatccTCAGTGAGCGACGGAAGCCCCTGAACATCGACCACCTCAGCGAGGACAAGCTGAG GGACAAGGCCAAGGAGCTGTGGCAGAACATCCATGACCTGGAGGCTGAGAAATTTGACCTGCAGGAGAAGTTCAAGCGGCAGAAATATGAG atcAATGTTCTTCGAAACCGCATCAGTGATCACCAGAAAGT CAAAGG ATCCAAGGGTGCCCGTGGGAAGACCATGGTGGGCAGCCGAAGGAAGTAG
- the LAD1 gene encoding ladinin-1 isoform X2, producing the protein MSFSRRNWSDLSSLARQRTLEDEEEQQRERRRRHRSLLSSTSTEEEPASPAKDTSPASSRPSSLVKLQSQEDGEERKLSEVLKTQEGRRTRCLPPVSEKLRQEKEQKEPGAGESCPETEAQPRGRQESSRAAERAQEAAKGRGDLPGDKNLEPTSERKVVVRARLQDKDQGVQTPRGEQRKEAKEPPEVGSCRLREVKILTRVGSRSTEEKTSVVTSSPEQQPSRNPSKQVIQLPPPQDELAEKPDPSPTHVTSIRRASPRTVSFRIISKKQKEESQSPLTRSASLRIPGSNSTIGEKLEKYNSAVQRSEGVKSSVPAQKSRLLSSEGVASKRNFFERSAPSKAEPAALRKDSLKIPGSVTSRINLWISRAQEPSKEENSKEIRRINSLAKRDVWIKQPGDTSGDTQLQ; encoded by the exons CCTGGCCAGGCAGAGGACCctggaggatgaggaagagcagcaaagaGAGCGCCGGCGAAGGCACCGGAGCCTGCTGTCATCCACATCCACGGAGGAGGaacctgccagccctgccaaggaCACCAGCCCAGCTTCCAGCAG ACCTTCATCCCTGGTGAAGCTGCAGTCTCAGGAGGACGGGGAGGAGCGAAAGCTCTCAGAGGTGCTGAAGACACAAGAAGGGAGAAGGACGAGGTGCCTCCCACCTGTGTCCGAAAAGCTGAGGcaagagaaggagcagaaggagccaGGGGCGGGAGAGAGCTGCCCAGAGACAGAGGCACAGCCCCGcgggaggcaggagagcagccgGGCTGCAGAGCGCGCTCAGGAGGCGGCCAAGGGCAGAGGGGACCTGCCCGGAGACAAGAACCTGGAGCCAACCTCCGAGAGGAAGGTGGTGGTGAGGGCACGGCTCCAGGACAAAGACCAAGGAGTGCAGACTCCTCggggggagcagaggaaggaggcaAAGGAGCCACCAGAGGTGGGGAGCTGCCGGCTCCGGGAGGTGAAGATCCTCACCAGGGTGGGAAGCCGAAGCACAGAAGAGAAAACCTCAGTGGTGACCtcatctccagagcagcag CCATCCAGGAACCCTTCAAAGCAGGTAATccagctgccccctccccaagATGAACTTGCAGAAAAGCCAGACCCCTCTCCAACTCACGTCACCTCCATCCGACGGGCCAGCCCAAGAACTGTCTCCTTCCGG ATCATCTccaagaagcagaaagaagagagCCAAAGCCCTCTCACAAGGAG TGCGAGTCTGAGGATCCCAGGCAGCAACAGCACCATTGGGGAGAAGCTGGAAAAGTACAACTCGGCTGTGCAG CGCTCGGAAGGGGTGAAATCCTCCGTGCCTGCCCAGAAGAGTCGCCTGCTCTCCTCGGAGGGGGTGGCGAGCAAGCGCAACTTCTTCGAGAGAAGCGCTCCCAGCAAGGCGGAGCCGGCGGCGCTCAGGAAG GACAGCCTGAAGATCCCAGGGTCGGTGACATCCCGCATTAATCTGTGGATCAGCCGAGCTCAGGAGCCTTCCAAGGAGGAAAATAGCAAG GAAATCCGGAGAATCAACAGCCTGGCAAAGCGAGACGTCTGGATAAAGCAGCCTGGAGACACCTCTGGAGACACCCAG TTGCAGTAA
- the TNNT2 gene encoding troponin T, cardiac muscle isoform X2, which yields MSDTEEVTEEYEQEQEEECVEEEEEEWIEEDDGQEEQVEEAEEETTEAKAEEQEDEAKAAGEGGEGDREQEPGEGESKPKPKVFMPNLVPPKIPDGERLDFDDIHRKRMEKDLNELQALIEAHFESRKKEEEELLSLKDRIEQRRAERAEQQRIRSEREKERQARMAEERARKEEEEARKRAEEEARKKKAFSNMLHFGGYMQKSEKKGGKKQTEREKKKKILSERRKPLNIDHLSEDKLRDKAKELWQNIHDLEAEKFDLQEKFKRQKYEINVLRNRISDHQKVSKGARGKTMVGSRRK from the exons ATGTCGGACACAGAGGAAGTCACCGAGGAGTATGAGCA ggagcaggaag AGGAGTGCGTGGAGGAAG AAGAGGAAGAATGGATAGAGGAAGATGACG gTCAGGAGGAGCAGGTAgaggaggcggaggaggagACCACAGAAGCCAAGGCAGAAG AACAAGAAGATGAAGcgaaagcagcaggagaag GTGGAGAGGGAGACCgggagcaggagcctggggaag GTGAATCGAAGCCAAAACCCAA GGTCTTCATGCCCAACCTGGTGCCTCCCAAGATCCCAGATGGTGAGAGACTGGATTTTGAC GACATTCACCGCAAGCGCATGGAGAAGGACCTGAACGAGCTGCAGGCCCTCATCGAAGCCCACTTTGAGAgcaggaagaaggaggaagaggagctccTGTCCCTCAAGGACAGGATT gagcagcgGCGAGCAGAGCGGGCGGAGCAGCAGCGGATCCGCAGCGAGCGGGAGAAGGAGCGCCAGGCACGCATGGCT GAGGAAAGAGCTCgcaaggaggaagaggaggcacGGAAGAGGGCGGAGGAGGAGGCGCGGAAGAAGAAGGCGTTCTCCAACATGCTACACTTTGGGGGATACATGCAGAAG TCAGAGAAAAAGGGTGGGAAGAAGCAAACAGAGcgggaaaagaagaagaagatccTCAGTGAGCGACGGAAGCCCCTGAACATCGACCACCTCAGCGAGGACAAGCTGAG GGACAAGGCCAAGGAGCTGTGGCAGAACATCCATGACCTGGAGGCTGAGAAATTTGACCTGCAGGAGAAGTTCAAGCGGCAGAAATATGAG atcAATGTTCTTCGAAACCGCATCAGTGATCACCAGAAAGT ATCCAAGGGTGCCCGTGGGAAGACCATGGTGGGCAGCCGAAGGAAGTAG
- the LAD1 gene encoding ladinin-1 isoform X1, giving the protein MSFSRRNWSDLSSLARQRTLEDEEEQQRERRRRHRSLLSSTSTEEEPASPAKDTSPASSRPSSLVKLQSQEDGEERKLSEVLKTQEGRRTRCLPPVSEKLRQEKEQKEPGAGESCPETEAQPRGRQESSRAAERAQEAAKGRGDLPGDKNLEPTSERKVVVRARLQDKDQGVQTPRGEQRKEAKEPPEVGSCRLREVKILTRVGSRSTEEKTSVVTSSPEQQQPSRNPSKQVIQLPPPQDELAEKPDPSPTHVTSIRRASPRTVSFRIISKKQKEESQSPLTRSASLRIPGSNSTIGEKLEKYNSAVQRSEGVKSSVPAQKSRLLSSEGVASKRNFFERSAPSKAEPAALRKDSLKIPGSVTSRINLWISRAQEPSKEENSKEIRRINSLAKRDVWIKQPGDTSGDTQLQ; this is encoded by the exons CCTGGCCAGGCAGAGGACCctggaggatgaggaagagcagcaaagaGAGCGCCGGCGAAGGCACCGGAGCCTGCTGTCATCCACATCCACGGAGGAGGaacctgccagccctgccaaggaCACCAGCCCAGCTTCCAGCAG ACCTTCATCCCTGGTGAAGCTGCAGTCTCAGGAGGACGGGGAGGAGCGAAAGCTCTCAGAGGTGCTGAAGACACAAGAAGGGAGAAGGACGAGGTGCCTCCCACCTGTGTCCGAAAAGCTGAGGcaagagaaggagcagaaggagccaGGGGCGGGAGAGAGCTGCCCAGAGACAGAGGCACAGCCCCGcgggaggcaggagagcagccgGGCTGCAGAGCGCGCTCAGGAGGCGGCCAAGGGCAGAGGGGACCTGCCCGGAGACAAGAACCTGGAGCCAACCTCCGAGAGGAAGGTGGTGGTGAGGGCACGGCTCCAGGACAAAGACCAAGGAGTGCAGACTCCTCggggggagcagaggaaggaggcaAAGGAGCCACCAGAGGTGGGGAGCTGCCGGCTCCGGGAGGTGAAGATCCTCACCAGGGTGGGAAGCCGAAGCACAGAAGAGAAAACCTCAGTGGTGACCtcatctccagagcagcag CAGCCATCCAGGAACCCTTCAAAGCAGGTAATccagctgccccctccccaagATGAACTTGCAGAAAAGCCAGACCCCTCTCCAACTCACGTCACCTCCATCCGACGGGCCAGCCCAAGAACTGTCTCCTTCCGG ATCATCTccaagaagcagaaagaagagagCCAAAGCCCTCTCACAAGGAG TGCGAGTCTGAGGATCCCAGGCAGCAACAGCACCATTGGGGAGAAGCTGGAAAAGTACAACTCGGCTGTGCAG CGCTCGGAAGGGGTGAAATCCTCCGTGCCTGCCCAGAAGAGTCGCCTGCTCTCCTCGGAGGGGGTGGCGAGCAAGCGCAACTTCTTCGAGAGAAGCGCTCCCAGCAAGGCGGAGCCGGCGGCGCTCAGGAAG GACAGCCTGAAGATCCCAGGGTCGGTGACATCCCGCATTAATCTGTGGATCAGCCGAGCTCAGGAGCCTTCCAAGGAGGAAAATAGCAAG GAAATCCGGAGAATCAACAGCCTGGCAAAGCGAGACGTCTGGATAAAGCAGCCTGGAGACACCTCTGGAGACACCCAG TTGCAGTAA
- the TNNT2 gene encoding troponin T, cardiac muscle isoform X3: MSDTEEVTEEYEQEQEEECVEEGQEEQVEEAEEETTEAKAEEQEDEAKAAGEGGEGDREQEPGEGESKPKPKVFMPNLVPPKIPDGERLDFDDIHRKRMEKDLNELQALIEAHFESRKKEEEELLSLKDRIEQRRAERAEQQRIRSEREKERQARMAEERARKEEEEARKRAEEEARKKKAFSNMLHFGGYMQKSEKKGGKKQTEREKKKKILSERRKPLNIDHLSEDKLRDKAKELWQNIHDLEAEKFDLQEKFKRQKYEINVLRNRISDHQKVKGSKGARGKTMVGSRRK, translated from the exons ATGTCGGACACAGAGGAAGTCACCGAGGAGTATGAGCA ggagcaggaag AGGAGTGCGTGGAGGAAG gTCAGGAGGAGCAGGTAgaggaggcggaggaggagACCACAGAAGCCAAGGCAGAAG AACAAGAAGATGAAGcgaaagcagcaggagaag GTGGAGAGGGAGACCgggagcaggagcctggggaag GTGAATCGAAGCCAAAACCCAA GGTCTTCATGCCCAACCTGGTGCCTCCCAAGATCCCAGATGGTGAGAGACTGGATTTTGAC GACATTCACCGCAAGCGCATGGAGAAGGACCTGAACGAGCTGCAGGCCCTCATCGAAGCCCACTTTGAGAgcaggaagaaggaggaagaggagctccTGTCCCTCAAGGACAGGATT gagcagcgGCGAGCAGAGCGGGCGGAGCAGCAGCGGATCCGCAGCGAGCGGGAGAAGGAGCGCCAGGCACGCATGGCT GAGGAAAGAGCTCgcaaggaggaagaggaggcacGGAAGAGGGCGGAGGAGGAGGCGCGGAAGAAGAAGGCGTTCTCCAACATGCTACACTTTGGGGGATACATGCAGAAG TCAGAGAAAAAGGGTGGGAAGAAGCAAACAGAGcgggaaaagaagaagaagatccTCAGTGAGCGACGGAAGCCCCTGAACATCGACCACCTCAGCGAGGACAAGCTGAG GGACAAGGCCAAGGAGCTGTGGCAGAACATCCATGACCTGGAGGCTGAGAAATTTGACCTGCAGGAGAAGTTCAAGCGGCAGAAATATGAG atcAATGTTCTTCGAAACCGCATCAGTGATCACCAGAAAGT CAAAGG ATCCAAGGGTGCCCGTGGGAAGACCATGGTGGGCAGCCGAAGGAAGTAG